The following is a genomic window from Alphaproteobacteria bacterium LSUCC0396.
GTATGAAAATCAGGATTGGCAGTAATCACCTCGATCGCTTCCATTAACCGTGTAGCGGCATCGCTCTCGCCAATATGCTCAAGCATCATCGACGCGCTCCAGAACGTTCCCACCGGATTGGCGATGCCCTTGCCGGTAATATCAAAGGCCGAACCATGGATCGGCTCGAACATTGAAGGGCTGGTCCGCTCAGGGTTCAGATTGGCCGTTGGCGCAACGCCAATTGATCCAGATAAAGCCGCCGCCAGATCCGACAGCACATCGGCGTGAAGGTTGGTCGCAACAATCGTATCGAGGCTTTCCGGCTTCATCGTCATTCTGACTGTCATCGCATCAACCAGAATTTTATCCCATGTCACGTCAGGGAAATCTGCGGCAACTTCGGCGGCGATTTCATCCCACATAACCATACCGTATCGCTGGGCATTTGATTTCGTCACGACGGTCAATAATTTACGCGGCCGTGACCGCGCCAGCTCGAACGCAAAACGCATGACACGTTCGACACCAACCCGTGTAAAGACGGCCAGATCAGTGGCCATTTCATGCGGCTGGCCACGATGACTACGGCCGCCCTGACCAGCATATTCCCCTTCGGAATTTTCCCGCACGATAACCCAGTCAAGATCCTTTGCCGTTACACCAGCCAGCGGACTTTTGATCCCCGGAAGAATGCGCGTTGGGCGGACATTGGCATATTGATCAAGCGGCTGGCAGATATTCAACCGCAAACCCCAAAGTGTCAGATGATCAGGAATATCTGGCGCCCCAACCGCACCAAAGAAAATCGCATCAAAATCACGCAGCTCATTTGCCCCATCAGCAGGCATCAGCGCGCCTTCACGCTTGTAACGGTCACTGCCCCAATCAAAGCTGGTCACATCCAGTTTGAACCCGCCATCACGCGCGGCAAGAGCATCAAGAACCTTTAACCCAGCATCAATAACCTCAACGCCAATGCCATCGCCCGGAATAGACGCGATTTTATATGTTTTCATTTATGTCCCCGTAAAATCTGCAAATTAAAATTCTGACAAGCTGCCATGGTTAGACCTATATGGCAGAGACTGGTGAACCGCGGCGATCGCTTCCAACGGTAAATATTAGGCGGATATTGTTAGCATGACACCGCACCATGATCAGCAAAAAAGCGATGCGCAATCAACAATCACATGACCGGCACCCTCTGAAAATCACGCGGCCTTGTCGAGGCGTTCACGTTGGCCAGTCACGCGGTCGATAGGATGACGCTATAAATTACTCAATCCGGATCCAAAAATAGAAGGTTTTGCATTATATACCGTAGTTTGGAAATTTTTTTTAACTGCCTTCATTTTTTTCGCTGGCCAAAGCAAATTTTTCTATATCTTTGCAATCTTCAATTCATGCATTCAAGACGAGGCAGAAACTATGTCAGCAACTTTTCAAAATCCCGAAACATTGGTGCTTCACGCCGGTAACTATCGCCGTGACAGCGCGACGAACGCAGTTGCAGTACCGATCTATCAAACTACCAGCTATCAGTTTGACAGCACCGAACATGCTGGCAATTTATTTGGCCTTCGCGAGCTTGGAAATATCTATACGCGGATCATGAACCCGACCAATGCAGTGCTGGAAGAACGGGTTGCCGCGCTTGAGGGGGGTATGGTTGCGCTGGCGGTTGCATCCGGATCATCAGCCGTCGCGCTTAGCATTCAAAACCTATGTAGTGCAGGCGATAACATTGTTTCGTCGCCGCATCTTTATGGCGGCACTTGGAACCTTTTTGCCAACACGTTCAAACAGCTTGGCATTGAGGTACGCTTTGCCGATGCGGATAATCCGGAAAGTTTTCGTGAACTAACCGACGAGAAAACCCGCGCTTATTTCGCCGAGACCCTGCCCAATCCAAAGCTGAATGTTTTTCCGATTGCCGAAGTTGCCGAAATTGGCAAGAGCCTTGATATCCCGCTTATTGTGGATAATACCACCGCGCCAATTACCTGCCGCCCAATCGACCATGGTGCCAGCGTCGTTGTGCACTCGCTGACCAAATATATTGGCGGCCATGGTACCTCAATTGGCGGCATCATTATTGATAGCGGCAATTTCGACTGGACCCGGAATCCGGACCGGCATCCGCTATTCAATACACCAGACCCAAGCTATCACGGCGCGGTTTGGGGCAGCCTTGTTCCCGAAGCATTAGGCGCACCAATCGCCTTTGCTATTCGTGCCCGCGTTGTGATGCTGCGCGACCTTGGAGCAGCGATTTCACCAACCAATTCGTTCCAGTTAATTCAAGGTCTGGAAACACTGCCATTGCGGTTCCGCGTTCATCAGGACAATGCGCAACGCGTTGCCGAACATCTGGTTAAGCATGAGGCGATCCTGTCGGTAATTTACCCAAGCCTGTTTGAAGGCGCACAAAAGGCCAAGGCCGACAAATATCTAAACCGTGGTTACGGGCCGATCGTTGGGATCGAGCTTAAGGGCGGCGAGGCAGCTGGCCGCAAGTTCATTGATAATCTGAAGATGATCTATCATGTTGCCAATATCGGTGATGCGCGCACCCTTGCCATTCATCCGGCATCGACAACGCATTCACAGCTTTCCGCCGACGATCAGTTAAAGACCGGGGTAACACCGGGCTATGTCAGGCTTGCGGTCGGGATTGAGCATTTTGACGACATCATCGCTGATATCGAACAGGCACTTGTCGCCGCTAACAGCTAGCCGGTTTTACCCAGAAAAACAAAATGGGCCGCGGCGATGCTGTGGCCCATTTTTACCGGACAACGCCCCGATTAATTTGTTAAAAACGGCCTGATTTCTTCGGCGATAATCTCGGCGATCACGTCGCAATCATCAATTGTGAAAGTCAGCGGTACACGCATATCAAGGGTTTTTTCCAGCACCCGCAACGTCGTTGGCAAAACCGGGATATCATCAATATAACGCCAGCTATCATAGCGGCTGGTAAAGGCCTTTGGCTCAGCATCACCAAACCATTTCAGCTCAACCCCACGTTTGGCACAGGCCGCAACAAAATCGGGAACCGCGGACGCTGCCACCGCATCAGCACGGAATTGGATTGACGAGCCAACATAAAACTCTTCTTGTTTGCGCGGCGGAATAATCACCCCGTCCATTGCCGATAGATGCCCATGAAGCCGATCATAAAGCTGGTTCCAGCGCGCCAAATTATCTTCAAGCATCGGCAGTTGCGCGCGTAACATCGCCGCACGCAAATGATCCATCCGTCCCGAATAATTAGGAGCATGAAGCCGCACTTTTTGAAATATTTCTTCGGCCGGGATCGCGCCATGACGACCATAGAGCATATAAGAGCCGGACGACACCACCGCAACCGCCGCCAGTTCGGCATCATTAGTGGTCAAAAAACCACCCTCGCCCGAATTCATATGTTTATAGGTCTGGGTTGAAAATGCCGCCACCTTACCGAAATTGCCCGAGCGGATACCGCGCCATTTTGCCCCCATTGTGTGGGCACAATCTTCAATGAGGCTGATATCATGCTTGGCACATACCGCCAGCACCCTGTCCATATCGGGAATATGACCCCGCATGTATGATAAGAGCAGATGTTTGGCACCGCTGGCCGCGGCCTTTGCATCCAGATCATCACAATCAATATGATAATTCTCATCAATATCGACTAGAACTGGCACAGCGCCAACATTATGAATAGCACCTGGAACTGGGGCCAGAGTATAGGCATTCGCCAGCACTTTATCGCCAGGTTTAACCCCGCAAATTCGCAAGCCAAGCTGAATAGCATAGCCCCCCGAAGTGCAGGCAACGCAATACGCCGCCCCCTGCCATTTCGCATATTCCATTTCCAAGGCAGCGACGTCGCCAACTTCATCGGGCAGTAGATTATACCGGTGCAATCGGCCGGTTTGCATAATTTCGACTGCACGTTTGATGCCGGCTTCGGGGATTCCCTCTTGCTGGGTAAATGGTTTGCGAAACACCGTTTGCGTCATTGGCCTTTACCTCTTTTATAAATGGCGGCGGTTGCTTTAACCCACCAGCTTTGGGAAATAATCCTCCAGCACACTTTCACGGTTAACATCTGCGGTACAACAATGCAAACCGCCACCAAAGGCATAGGCATCCCGCAAATCAACCTCGATAACATTCATCCCGAGCTTGTCCATCTGCTCAGCCTGATAGACCTCGGATTTTTCGACACAAACTGTTTTCGGATCAAGCACCAGCACATTCATGCTAAGCCAAACCGACGAATAGCATAGCGCCGGCGGGGCATTATGCGCGGGCTGTGCCGCATCAACAATTTCCCACCCATTATCATGAAACATCCGGCGCTGTTCTTCTGGCAGGCGGCGTTGCGGATTGTTCAAAATCAGGCCGGGACGAAGCGGGGTAAATGTCGCGTCAATATGAATTGGATATGGGTCTCCGGGAAAATTAACCGCATGAACCCGGTGATCAGGAAAATGCCGGCGCAGCCATTCAATGCCTTTTAAGTTTGTCGTAAAGCCATGCTGGACAACAAGGTCCTTGCCAAAACGCAAAACATCAGCAGCATCAAATAACGGCTCTTCTTCCGTCGTTACAAAGAATTTCTCGGCGGCCCATTGCAGCCGTTTTGCAACACCAATTTTCTCTGACAGATAATCTGGATGGTAATCAGCATCAGTCAGGCGCGGCTTTGGTGCGGCCTCATGGCGGAAATTCGGATCTTCATTCCAATATTTCTGCATCAGCGGGCGGTAACAAAGATATTCAAACCAGCGACAGCGGTATGACATCGTCGCTTCGAGAATTTCGTTCCCAACTGTCAGCAGCACATCGCGTGGCGGCATACAGCCGAATTGGCTTTCAGTATGAAAATCAGGAGTGGTCGCTGGCTGGGAAAAATCAATCGGTGTCGGGCGATCAACCTTGATCCCGCGCGCCGCCAGCATTGCCGCAAAATTATCCAGCAACTCATTGGCGCGGTCGATCGTTTCCTGCGGACGCCGACCCCACTGGCCACGCATGTCGCTATCTTCTGGCACCTTGGCATCGAGGGCTGGCTCTTCTGGCGGGATATGACAATCATCAGCACGTCCGACGATGACATGTTTCAACGGGTCCCATTCATTCCAGCTATTCACGATTGTTGACATCATTTTCTCCTCGATGGCGCAACGGCGATCACATAGATTTAAAAAAAAATTACCCGCAAAAAATCACCAGCGTTCATACAACAATTTCCCGCAGTCCAAAACAATATATTACACGGCTTTGGCACTGGCCTATCCGGCAAAAAAGACTTGCCTCTTTTATCGCAACTGTTGATATAGAGCGAAGGCACGAACGATGGCGTCGTTCCAGCTGCATCGAAAAGGGTGCGGTTGCGCCTTGCATATTAAAGTCCTGAACGCCGGGGCCTTCTTTTGAACACGTCAATGGAGGGTCTAAATGACTTTACGACCAGAAACCTACCGTTTTCATAACGGTGAAAAAGCAACAGCGCAATTTTCCAACAGCGAATATGAATTCCGAATAACCGGTTTGCGCCGGATTATGGCCGCCGCCAATGTGGATGCTGCCGTTTTTACCTCAATGCACTCGATCGCCTATTATTCCGGCTTTCTTTATTGCGCCTTTGGCCGGCCTTACGGGCTGGTCGTCACAGCCAATGATCATGCCACAATTTCTGCAGGCATTGATGGCGGCCAGCCATGGCGGCGATGCTTTGGCGATAACATCACCTACACCGACTGGAAACGCGATAATTTTTGGCGTGCAGTTGTATCAATGACCGGCCAGAACTGTGCTATCGGCTATGAGGCAGATCATCTCACCCTTGATCAGCATGACAAGCTAAAGACATTTCTATCGCCTTCCAGCATGATCAATCTGTCACATGACGTGATGCAGCAGCGAATGCATAAATCAGCGGCAGAACTGGCACTGATCAAAGCCGCTGCCAAGATTGCCGATATTGGCGGCTATGCTATCCATGATGCGGTAAAAGAAGGCGCACGTGAAATTGACATTGCTATGGCTGGCCGTGATGCCATGGAAATTGCGATTGCCGCAGCCTTTCCCGATGCCGAATATCGCGATACGTGGGTCTGGTTTCAATCCGGTCTCAATACCGATGGGGCCCATAATCCGGTCACAAGCCGAGCCTTGCAATCCGGCGATATTCTATCGCTCAACAGCTTTCCGATGATTTCCGGCTACTATACCGCACTTGAACGAACGATGTTTTTAAAAGAGGTAGATGCGGCCAGCCTTCAGATCTGGAACGCCAATGTTGCCGCACATGAATATGGCATGAGCCTGCTGCAACCCGGCATGAGCTGCAGCACGGTTACCCAAAAGATCAACGCCTTTCTGCAAGAGCGCGATCTGCTGCAATATCGCAGCTTTGGCTATGGTCATTCATTCGGCATCCTGTCGCATTATTACGGCCGCGAAGCCGGGCTGGAACTGCGCGAAGATGTTGATACTGTGCTGAGACCGGGCATGGTGGTGTCGATGGAACCGATGCTGACCATTCCGCATGGCACGCCGGGTGCTGGCGGATACCGTGAGCATGATATTCTGATCATCACCGATGGTGGCCATGAAAATATCACCCATTACCCCTATGGGCCGGACTTTAACATCGTTGGCTAAGCCAGACGGGCCCCAACAGAATTGACCCCAACAGCATTGGCCCCAATAGAATTGGCCAAATTGACAGATGCCAAGCCTGCATTCCGTGGCTTGGCATAACCTTTGCCGTTGCAAGTCGGCCGCCAGTCGTCCTATAAATTTTTTGAGAGATTACCACCGCAAAAAGATTGCTGCTAGCCGCGAGGAATTTGCCATGATGGAAATTGCCGACGAAATCACGATCCCTGCCACCCGTGCCGCGGTCTATGAAGCGTTGAATGATATTGAGATCCTAAAGGCCTGCATTCCGGGTTGCGAATCGCTTGAACGCGAGTCCGAAACCAAACTGGTTGCCAAAGTTGTGCTGAAAATCGGGCCCGTTAAGGCAAAATTCAATGGCTTTGTTACACTTGACCAATCAAAGGCACCGGACGGGTTTAGCCTGTCTGGCGAAGGCGAAGGCGGTCTTGCCGGATTTGCTAAGGGCGGCGCTGATGTGACATTAACCGAAGATGGTGATACGACAATTCTGCATTATACCGCAACCGCCGAAACCGGCGGCAAGATTGCCCAGCTTGGCAGCCGGCTGATCACCAGCACGGCAAAAAAACTGTCCAAGATGTTTTTCGAGAAATTCGAAAAAGTCATGATTGGTGAGGTGGAAATTGACAGCGCAAGCTAGCACCAGATTATCCCGGCCTGCCGCCTAGCTGCGCATATGGGCGCCAGCAGCTGGCGTGACTTTATTTAATTATAAATCTCGCTCGAATAACGGGTTGCCAGAAATGCGTCGAGCCCCTCACTGCCGCCTTCATGGCCATAGCCGCTGAATTTCAGCCCGCCAAACGGCGTTTCCACCGAATGAACATGAAGCGAGTTTACTGCAAGCATACCAGTTTCAATCTCGGTTTTTAAAATGCCAACGGTTTTGGCGCTATTGGTAAAAGCATAGGCCGCAAGACCGAATGGCAGGCTGTTTGCCCGCGCAATCACCTCGTCGATATTTGCAAAAACTGCGGTCGGCGCAATTGGGCCAAACGGCTCTTCGGTCATGATGCGCGCGGTGTCGGGAACATCGCTTAACAGGGTTGGCTGATAAAATGACCCCGGGCTTTGAATCCGGCCACCCCCAACCAACAGCTCGGCGCCCTTTTGAAGAGCATCCGCAACAAAACCATCCATGATGTCAATCCGGCGTTCGGCAACAAGCGGCCCCATTGTAACACCCGCATCAAGGCCATTGCCGGTAGTGACCGCCTCAACATGTTTTCTAAAAGCTGCCAGAAACTGATTACGAACTGGCTCTTCGATGAAAAAGCGGGTTGGTGAAATACAAACCTGACCCGCATTGCGGAATTTGCCCATCGCGCAAAGCTGCGCCGCGGCATCAATATCAGCGTCTTTGAACACCATCACCGGCGAATGGCCGCCAAGCTCCATCGTGCAGCGGATCATATTTTTGGCAGCAAGCTGTTGCAGATGAATGCCGACAGGCACGCTGCCGGTAAAGCTGAGTTTACGGGGAATCGTCGAGCCAAGCAGATGTTCTGATACTTGTGCTGGCACCCCAAAAACAATATTCAGCACACCCGCAGGCAAGCCCGCATCCACCAGTGCCGCACCAATTGCAATGGCGGTAGCCGGCGTTTCCTCGCTTGGTTTAATCGTTATCGAACATCCGGCAGCCAGCGCACCAGCAACCTTGCGCATCACATTTGTTGCCGGAAAATTCCATGCCACAAAGGCAAGCGCTGGCCCAACTGGCAATTTGCGCGCCTCATGCTGCATGCCCGGAAATCGTGACGGAATGATCCGCCCATAGACACGCTTGGCCTCTTCTGCGTACCAACGAAGCAGATCAATTGCGACCTGCATTTCAATTTTCGCCTCGGCAAGCGGCTTGCCCATTTCGCGCGTTAGATTGGCAGAATTAACCTCAAACCTGTCCTCAAGCAGACGTGCCGCCTTTTCGAGAATGGCCTGCCGACTATGCGGGGTCATCTTGCGCCACAGGTTGAACCCTTCAAGGCTGCTTTCCAGCGCCCGATCAAGGTCTGCCGGACTGGCATGAGGCACCTGGCCGATCTCGGTACCATCAGCCGGGCAAATAACCGGCTCACTTGCGCCGTCACTGCCCAACACCCACTCACCAGCAATTAGCATTTTTAACTCTGGATAGGACATAGGATGATCTCCATTTCTATAGCGCGTGGGCCTGTCGCCGGATTGCAAATTACAGTCATAAGTCTAAACGGTGCTCTTACTCTCATCCAAGCACAATATCGTTTGAACAACCTAACCGACATATTTCGGTTTTCAAATGAATATCATCTGGGCATGGGAGTAACCCGGCTTGGGGATAGGCTGGGGGCTGGCGATAGATCGAGGTTTTGCAGCAAAATCATACTTTTCTTACGTTTTAATTTTACATTTGCGCAGTTTTGCGAAAATCTAAACCTAATCCATAAGAGAACCCTAATGACTCCCCCAGTAGCAGATCATCAAAACAACCCATCGTTTCTATCATCATTGCAATATGGGCTGATTGCGGCTGCCGCCAGTTTGATGACGATATTGTGCATCTTATGGAATCTTGATGCGCCAACCCGGTTGGGCATTGCGTTTCTGACCGAACAATATATGGGCTTTCAGCTTGGACTGGCGCTAACAATCCTATTTTTGACCCCGTCAAACAGCTTGGTTCGCGACCTGATTGGCGTTCTAGCCGCCGTTGTCTGTTTTGCCGGCCTGACCTATATGGCGTACAATTACGACAATTTGCTGGCCGAACAGGCCTATCGCCCGCCGATCCTGACATTGCTGGGCGGCATCGTTGTTTTGGGCGTTGTTGAAGGCGTGCGCCGGCGCGCCGGCATGGCGCTTTTTGCGATCATTCTGGTTTTTCTGATTTACGCTCTTTTGGCAGATCGAGTGCCCGGCACGCTGGTTGGCCAAGAAATGTCGCCGGTCAAGCTGGTGCAATATCTAGGCTTTGATCCCGGTGCCGTCTTTGCCACTCCTTTGGCGGTTGGCACTGTCATTGTCGTGCTGTTTGTATTCTTTGGACAGTTGCTATTCAGTGCCGGTGGCGGCGAATTCTTTACCGACCTTGCAATGGCTGCAACTGGCCGGACACGCGGTGGCAGCGCAAAAATCTCAATCATCGCTTCAGCCCTATTCGGCTCCATCTCCGGCAGTGCAGTCTCGAATGTTGTGACCACCGGCGTTGTCACAATTCCGCTGATGCGGCGTGGCGGCTACTCAAAGAACGATGCTGGCGCAATCGAGGCAATTGCCTCAACCGGTGGCCAGCTGACACCGCCAATCATGGGAGCGGCAGCATTTTTAATGGCCGAATTCCTTGAAATTTCATATCTGACAGTTGCCGCCGGCGCATTGCTGCCCGCGGTCATTTATTATTTCAGTGTCTTTATTCAGGTCGATCTAATCGCCGCGCGTGACAATATCAAACCGGTGGAAGATGACACGCCAAATATTGGCGCGGTTTTACGTGAGGGTTGGCATTTTATCCTGCCTATGCTGGTGCTGGTGCTGGCATTATTCTGGCTGCGATATGATCCGGAAATGGCCGCAATACTGGCCTCGGCTGCGGTCATCGTAACTGGGATGCTGCGCGGTTATAAGGGCAAAAAACTGACCATTTCCCAGATTCGTCAGACACTGATCAGCACTGGCACATCGATGGTTGATCTCATTCTTATCGTTGCCGCCGCAGGCTTTGTTATCGGCGTGTTGAACGCGACAGGCCTCGGCTTTGCTTTGACCTTGTTATTGCTGGAGGTGATTGGGCAGAACCTGTTTGTGATTCTTTTTGCAGCTGCATTTATCTGTATTCTACTTGGCATGGGTATGCCGACTTCGGGCGTTTATGTGCTTTTGGCAGCACTGGTTGCGCCATCGATTGTCGAGGCTGGTGTGAACCCATTAGCTGCCCATCTCTTCATTCTTTATTTTGGCATGATGTCGATGATTACGCCGCCTGTTGCGCTTGCAGCATTCGCCGCTGCTGCCATTACCAATGCCAACCCGTTTTCTACCGGCATTGCGGCCATGCGGATCGGCTGGGCGGCCTATGTCGTGCCATTTGTTTTTGTTGTGACGCCAAGCCTTCTGCTGGATGGTGACAGCCTCGAAATTACCATGGCTTTGGGCTTTTCATTGGCCGGCATTTTCATGGTTTCGGTTGGCATCGTCGGTCATTTTACGCGGCGATTGCCAATTCTTTTACGCTTGCTTGCGATCATTTTGGGGCTGTTATGCCTGCCATTTCCGATTATTGGCATGCTGATGAATATGGTGGCATGTGCCATTGTCGCAGGGCTTGCCTTATTTGCCGCGCTACGGCCAAAAAGTTTCCAGCCTAAAACAGGAATAACGAGCAATTAATGGGAGGATACAATGCTCAAAACTTTTAAAACAATGCTTGGTGCCACATTTGGCCTGGCCCTTTTTACTGCGCCTGCGATGTCGGAGGTGATTACGATCGGATCAGGATCACAAGGGTCACTCGGCTTTAACACCGGCCAATCAATTGCAAAAATTGTGAACCAAGAACTTGGCATCACCGCCCGAACACAGCCACTAACTGGTTATCTGCCGCTGATCAATAATGGCGAGCTTGATTTTGGTTTTGCCAATGCTGTCGAGGTTGGCTTTGCCAGCACCGGCACTGGCACTTATGCTGGCAAACAAAATTCAAAACTTCGCCTTGTTGGCACAATGTTCCCACTGAAGACTGGCCTGATGGTAGT
Proteins encoded in this region:
- a CDS encoding tartrate dehydrogenase, yielding MKTYKIASIPGDGIGVEVIDAGLKVLDALAARDGGFKLDVTSFDWGSDRYKREGALMPADGANELRDFDAIFFGAVGAPDIPDHLTLWGLRLNICQPLDQYANVRPTRILPGIKSPLAGVTAKDLDWVIVRENSEGEYAGQGGRSHRGQPHEMATDLAVFTRVGVERVMRFAFELARSRPRKLLTVVTKSNAQRYGMVMWDEIAAEVAADFPDVTWDKILVDAMTVRMTMKPESLDTIVATNLHADVLSDLAAALSGSIGVAPTANLNPERTSPSMFEPIHGSAFDITGKGIANPVGTFWSASMMLEHIGESDAATRLMEAIEVITANPDFHTPDLGGTATSEQVTNAIIDVIRARNE
- a CDS encoding O-acetylhomoserine aminocarboxypropyltransferase/cysteine synthase family protein, whose amino-acid sequence is MSATFQNPETLVLHAGNYRRDSATNAVAVPIYQTTSYQFDSTEHAGNLFGLRELGNIYTRIMNPTNAVLEERVAALEGGMVALAVASGSSAVALSIQNLCSAGDNIVSSPHLYGGTWNLFANTFKQLGIEVRFADADNPESFRELTDEKTRAYFAETLPNPKLNVFPIAEVAEIGKSLDIPLIVDNTTAPITCRPIDHGASVVVHSLTKYIGGHGTSIGGIIIDSGNFDWTRNPDRHPLFNTPDPSYHGAVWGSLVPEALGAPIAFAIRARVVMLRDLGAAISPTNSFQLIQGLETLPLRFRVHQDNAQRVAEHLVKHEAILSVIYPSLFEGAQKAKADKYLNRGYGPIVGIELKGGEAAGRKFIDNLKMIYHVANIGDARTLAIHPASTTHSQLSADDQLKTGVTPGYVRLAVGIEHFDDIIADIEQALVAANS
- a CDS encoding DegT/DnrJ/EryC1/StrS family aminotransferase; this encodes MTQTVFRKPFTQQEGIPEAGIKRAVEIMQTGRLHRYNLLPDEVGDVAALEMEYAKWQGAAYCVACTSGGYAIQLGLRICGVKPGDKVLANAYTLAPVPGAIHNVGAVPVLVDIDENYHIDCDDLDAKAAASGAKHLLLSYMRGHIPDMDRVLAVCAKHDISLIEDCAHTMGAKWRGIRSGNFGKVAAFSTQTYKHMNSGEGGFLTTNDAELAAVAVVSSGSYMLYGRHGAIPAEEIFQKVRLHAPNYSGRMDHLRAAMLRAQLPMLEDNLARWNQLYDRLHGHLSAMDGVIIPPRKQEEFYVGSSIQFRADAVAASAVPDFVAACAKRGVELKWFGDAEPKAFTSRYDSWRYIDDIPVLPTTLRVLEKTLDMRVPLTFTIDDCDVIAEIIAEEIRPFLTN
- a CDS encoding serine/threonine protein kinase; this translates as MSTIVNSWNEWDPLKHVIVGRADDCHIPPEEPALDAKVPEDSDMRGQWGRRPQETIDRANELLDNFAAMLAARGIKVDRPTPIDFSQPATTPDFHTESQFGCMPPRDVLLTVGNEILEATMSYRCRWFEYLCYRPLMQKYWNEDPNFRHEAAPKPRLTDADYHPDYLSEKIGVAKRLQWAAEKFFVTTEEEPLFDAADVLRFGKDLVVQHGFTTNLKGIEWLRRHFPDHRVHAVNFPGDPYPIHIDATFTPLRPGLILNNPQRRLPEEQRRMFHDNGWEIVDAAQPAHNAPPALCYSSVWLSMNVLVLDPKTVCVEKSEVYQAEQMDKLGMNVIEVDLRDAYAFGGGLHCCTADVNRESVLEDYFPKLVG
- a CDS encoding aminopeptidase P family protein encodes the protein MTLRPETYRFHNGEKATAQFSNSEYEFRITGLRRIMAAANVDAAVFTSMHSIAYYSGFLYCAFGRPYGLVVTANDHATISAGIDGGQPWRRCFGDNITYTDWKRDNFWRAVVSMTGQNCAIGYEADHLTLDQHDKLKTFLSPSSMINLSHDVMQQRMHKSAAELALIKAAAKIADIGGYAIHDAVKEGAREIDIAMAGRDAMEIAIAAAFPDAEYRDTWVWFQSGLNTDGAHNPVTSRALQSGDILSLNSFPMISGYYTALERTMFLKEVDAASLQIWNANVAAHEYGMSLLQPGMSCSTVTQKINAFLQERDLLQYRSFGYGHSFGILSHYYGREAGLELREDVDTVLRPGMVVSMEPMLTIPHGTPGAGGYREHDILIITDGGHENITHYPYGPDFNIVG
- a CDS encoding CoxG family protein, whose product is MEIADEITIPATRAAVYEALNDIEILKACIPGCESLERESETKLVAKVVLKIGPVKAKFNGFVTLDQSKAPDGFSLSGEGEGGLAGFAKGGADVTLTEDGDTTILHYTATAETGGKIAQLGSRLITSTAKKLSKMFFEKFEKVMIGEVEIDSAS
- a CDS encoding NAD-dependent succinate-semialdehyde dehydrogenase, producing MSYPELKMLIAGEWVLGSDGASEPVICPADGTEIGQVPHASPADLDRALESSLEGFNLWRKMTPHSRQAILEKAARLLEDRFEVNSANLTREMGKPLAEAKIEMQVAIDLLRWYAEEAKRVYGRIIPSRFPGMQHEARKLPVGPALAFVAWNFPATNVMRKVAGALAAGCSITIKPSEETPATAIAIGAALVDAGLPAGVLNIVFGVPAQVSEHLLGSTIPRKLSFTGSVPVGIHLQQLAAKNMIRCTMELGGHSPVMVFKDADIDAAAQLCAMGKFRNAGQVCISPTRFFIEEPVRNQFLAAFRKHVEAVTTGNGLDAGVTMGPLVAERRIDIMDGFVADALQKGAELLVGGGRIQSPGSFYQPTLLSDVPDTARIMTEEPFGPIAPTAVFANIDEVIARANSLPFGLAAYAFTNSAKTVGILKTEIETGMLAVNSLHVHSVETPFGGLKFSGYGHEGGSEGLDAFLATRYSSEIYN
- a CDS encoding TRAP transporter permease; this encodes MTPPVADHQNNPSFLSSLQYGLIAAAASLMTILCILWNLDAPTRLGIAFLTEQYMGFQLGLALTILFLTPSNSLVRDLIGVLAAVVCFAGLTYMAYNYDNLLAEQAYRPPILTLLGGIVVLGVVEGVRRRAGMALFAIILVFLIYALLADRVPGTLVGQEMSPVKLVQYLGFDPGAVFATPLAVGTVIVVLFVFFGQLLFSAGGGEFFTDLAMAATGRTRGGSAKISIIASALFGSISGSAVSNVVTTGVVTIPLMRRGGYSKNDAGAIEAIASTGGQLTPPIMGAAAFLMAEFLEISYLTVAAGALLPAVIYYFSVFIQVDLIAARDNIKPVEDDTPNIGAVLREGWHFILPMLVLVLALFWLRYDPEMAAILASAAVIVTGMLRGYKGKKLTISQIRQTLISTGTSMVDLILIVAAAGFVIGVLNATGLGFALTLLLLEVIGQNLFVILFAAAFICILLGMGMPTSGVYVLLAALVAPSIVEAGVNPLAAHLFILYFGMMSMITPPVALAAFAAAAITNANPFSTGIAAMRIGWAAYVVPFVFVVTPSLLLDGDSLEITMALGFSLAGIFMVSVGIVGHFTRRLPILLRLLAIILGLLCLPFPIIGMLMNMVACAIVAGLALFAALRPKSFQPKTGITSN